The proteins below come from a single Serratia ficaria genomic window:
- the yejF gene encoding microcin C ABC transporter ATP-binding protein YejF: MASTPLLSIQDLSVAFRQGEALVPVVNGLSLQIEQAETLALVGESGSGKSVTALSVLRLLPSPPVVYPGGDIRFNGASLLHAPESELRKVRGNQIAMIFQEPMVSLNPLHNIEKQLAEVLMLHRGMRRDAARSEIIQCLDRVGIRSAKTRLKDYPHQLSGGERQRVMIAMAVLTRPKLLIADEPTTALDVTIQAQILKLLQELKQEMGMGLLFITHNLNIVRRLADNVAVMREGRCVEQNRRALLFSRPQHPYTQRLLAAEDVGEPLPLPEPPPGGACPLLKVEGLQVRFPIRRGLLRRTVDYHYALNGLSFELRAGESVGLVGESGSGKSTTGLALLRLLASQGAMWFDGEPLHALNMKQMLPYRSRMQIVFQDPYSALNPRLTVQQIIAEGLEVHQKLSAEQREQRVIAALQEVGLDAQLRHRYPTEFSGGQRQRIAIARALILQPQLLILDEPTSSLDKSVQAQVLTLLKSLQRRHRLAYLFISHDLQVVRSLCHQVIVLRQGEVVEQGDCRTIFTSPAADYTRQLLQLAD; the protein is encoded by the coding sequence ATGGCTAGCACTCCACTGCTTTCGATTCAGGATCTCAGCGTCGCCTTCCGACAGGGAGAGGCGCTGGTTCCGGTGGTCAACGGCCTGTCGCTGCAGATAGAGCAGGCCGAAACGCTGGCGTTGGTCGGCGAATCCGGCTCCGGCAAAAGCGTTACCGCGCTGTCGGTGCTGCGCCTGCTGCCGTCGCCGCCGGTGGTCTATCCCGGCGGCGATATCCGCTTCAACGGCGCCTCGCTGCTGCATGCGCCCGAGTCTGAGCTGCGCAAAGTGCGCGGCAACCAGATAGCGATGATATTTCAAGAACCCATGGTGTCGCTCAATCCGCTGCACAACATCGAAAAACAGCTGGCGGAAGTGCTGATGCTGCACCGCGGCATGCGGCGCGACGCGGCGCGCAGTGAGATTATTCAGTGTCTGGATCGGGTCGGCATCCGCAGTGCCAAAACCCGGCTGAAAGATTATCCGCACCAGCTCTCCGGCGGCGAACGCCAGCGGGTGATGATCGCCATGGCGGTGCTGACCCGGCCCAAGCTGCTGATCGCCGACGAACCCACCACCGCCCTCGACGTGACCATTCAGGCGCAGATCCTGAAGCTGTTGCAGGAGCTGAAGCAGGAAATGGGCATGGGATTGCTGTTCATCACCCATAACCTGAATATCGTGCGCCGCCTGGCGGATAACGTGGCGGTCATGCGCGAGGGGCGCTGCGTGGAACAGAACCGGCGCGCCTTGCTGTTCAGCCGGCCGCAGCACCCCTATACCCAACGCCTGCTGGCCGCCGAAGACGTCGGCGAACCGCTGCCGCTGCCTGAACCGCCCCCCGGCGGCGCCTGCCCGCTGCTCAAGGTGGAAGGCCTGCAGGTCCGGTTCCCCATTCGCCGCGGCCTGCTGCGCCGTACGGTAGACTACCACTACGCGTTGAACGGCCTGAGCTTCGAACTACGCGCCGGGGAAAGCGTCGGGCTGGTGGGGGAGTCCGGCTCCGGAAAAAGCACCACCGGGCTGGCGCTGCTGCGCCTGCTGGCCTCTCAGGGCGCGATGTGGTTCGACGGCGAGCCCCTGCACGCGCTCAATATGAAGCAGATGCTGCCCTACCGCAGCCGCATGCAGATAGTCTTCCAGGATCCTTATTCCGCGCTGAATCCGCGGCTGACCGTGCAGCAGATCATCGCCGAAGGGCTGGAGGTGCACCAGAAACTGAGCGCCGAACAGCGGGAGCAACGGGTGATCGCGGCGCTGCAGGAGGTTGGGCTGGATGCGCAATTGCGCCATCGCTATCCCACCGAGTTCTCCGGCGGCCAGCGTCAGCGCATCGCCATCGCCCGCGCGCTGATCCTGCAGCCGCAGCTGCTGATCCTCGATGAGCCGACGTCTTCGCTGGACAAATCGGTGCAGGCGCAGGTTTTGACCTTGCTGAAGTCGCTGCAACGGCGCCACCGGCTGGCCTATCTGTTTATCAGCCATGATTTGCAGGTGGTGCGCTCACTGTGCCATCAGGTCATCGTGCTGCGGCAGGGGGAAGTGGTTGAACAGGGGGATTGCCGGACGATTTTCACCTCGCCCGCGGCCGACTATACCCGACAGCTGCTGCAGCTGGCGGATTAG
- a CDS encoding cyclic di-GMP phosphodiesterase codes for MGLKRAFARSVSHRQRSLVKSSIAALVFFILFTAVTLSLITHQRVQYQRAVEARTQKFALGYINSLTQAMQTMLPLTAKPCLSSQADITYQAAFTSGVRTFLLVKNGFAYCSSATGDMNMTLKNLYPEIDGSRRLDLKLQQGTPIVPGKPAVAVWLRQPGAQDTGILATLDIDLMPYMLFTSHDAQAPGIAIVMGDRALTTFSPNLMPVSQLPRDKADSLTIAGLPLSIMFYNEKLTPNDIRLTLLGSLVLSLMLGVLCYYMLLLRQSPERALLRGIKRNEFFIEYQPVLHTRSGAIGGLEALIRWQHPIEGRIPPDLFIPYAESGGLIVPLTRHLFRLIAEDAPQLAKALPQGAKIGLNISPSHLSAPSFHQDVYELLAQLPPNYFTLVFEITERGMVEEDNALAEFDWLHRQGIEIAIDDFGTGHSALIYLERFSMDYLKIDRGFVNSIGQDTVTAPVLDAVISLAKKLKMLTVAEGVETAEQVHFLQEHGVTFMQGYYYSKPLSIENFVAYCNARQVFDYQAQRSDL; via the coding sequence ATGGGTTTGAAAAGGGCATTTGCCCGCAGCGTGTCGCACCGACAGCGCAGCCTGGTTAAAAGCAGCATTGCTGCCCTGGTCTTTTTTATCCTGTTCACCGCCGTCACCCTGTCGCTTATTACCCATCAACGCGTGCAATATCAGCGCGCGGTCGAAGCGCGCACGCAAAAATTCGCCCTCGGCTATATCAACAGCCTGACGCAAGCCATGCAGACAATGTTGCCGCTCACCGCCAAACCCTGCCTGTCCAGCCAGGCGGATATTACCTATCAGGCGGCGTTTACCTCCGGCGTGCGCACCTTTCTGCTGGTGAAAAACGGCTTCGCCTATTGCTCTTCCGCCACCGGCGACATGAATATGACGCTGAAAAATCTTTATCCGGAAATAGACGGGAGCCGGCGGCTCGATCTCAAGCTGCAGCAAGGCACGCCCATCGTGCCGGGCAAACCGGCGGTCGCCGTCTGGCTGCGCCAGCCCGGCGCGCAGGATACCGGCATCCTGGCCACGCTGGACATCGATCTGATGCCCTACATGCTGTTCACCTCGCACGATGCCCAGGCGCCGGGCATCGCCATCGTGATGGGCGATCGCGCGCTGACCACCTTCAGCCCGAACCTGATGCCGGTCAGCCAGCTGCCGCGCGACAAGGCCGACAGCCTGACCATCGCCGGCCTGCCGCTCAGCATCATGTTCTACAACGAAAAGCTGACGCCCAACGACATTCGCCTGACCCTGTTGGGCAGCCTGGTGCTGTCGCTGATGCTCGGCGTGCTCTGCTACTACATGCTGCTGCTGCGCCAAAGCCCCGAACGGGCGCTGCTGCGCGGCATCAAACGCAACGAATTCTTTATCGAATACCAACCGGTGCTGCATACCCGCAGCGGCGCCATCGGCGGGCTGGAGGCGCTGATCCGCTGGCAGCACCCGATCGAAGGGCGCATTCCGCCGGACCTGTTCATCCCCTACGCGGAAAGCGGCGGGCTGATCGTGCCGCTGACCCGCCACCTGTTCCGCCTGATCGCCGAAGATGCGCCGCAGCTGGCCAAGGCGCTGCCGCAGGGCGCCAAGATCGGTTTGAATATCTCCCCTTCGCATCTCAGCGCGCCGTCCTTCCATCAGGATGTCTACGAACTGCTGGCCCAACTGCCGCCCAACTACTTTACGCTGGTGTTTGAAATCACCGAACGCGGTATGGTGGAGGAGGATAACGCGCTGGCGGAATTCGACTGGCTGCACAGACAAGGCATCGAGATCGCGATCGACGACTTCGGCACCGGCCACAGCGCGCTGATTTATCTCGAGCGTTTCAGCATGGACTACCTGAAGATCGACCGCGGCTTCGTCAACTCGATCGGCCAGGACACGGTCACCGCCCCGGTGCTGGACGCGGTGATTTCACTGGCCAAAAAGCTGAAAATGCTGACGGTGGCCGAAGGGGTGGAAACCGCCGAGCAGGTGCATTTTCTGCAAGAACACGGGGTGACCTTTATGCAGGGCTATTATTACAGCAAGCCGCTGAGCATCGAAAACTTCGTCGCCTACTGCAACGCCCGTCAGGTGTTTGATTATCAGGCGCAACGATCCGATCTTTAA
- a CDS encoding extracellular solute-binding protein has protein sequence MSVRVFAALVLSALSFGLQAETLNESYAFALIGDPKYATDFSHFDYVNPAAPKGGDVRLSAIGTYDNFNRYATRGVPGERTEQLYDSLFTTSDDEIGSYYPLVAESARFPADMRWVEVDINARARFHDGSPITAADVAFTFNKFMTEGVPQFRLAYKGVTVKAISRLTVRMEFPQPDKDKMLGLFGLPILPASFWQNHLLNEPLNTPPLASGPYKISGYRLGQYITYQRVRDYWAANLPVNRGRYNFDSIRYDYYLDDKVALEAFKAGAYDFRIESSPKSWATQYQGGNFARNYIIKQDEINQSAQNTRWMAFNMTRPLFADRRVRQAITLAFDFDWMNKALYYNAYQRTNSYFQNTPYAAAGYPDAAELALLAPLKGQVPPEVFTSLYQPPSSDGSGNDRQNLLKATQLLKEAGWTVKNQKLVNVKTGQPFSFELMLLSGSNFQYVLPFQHNLQRLGIDMQIRDIDVSQFTKRMRDGDFDMMPTVYLAMPFPGSSLETSWDSKYIDSSWNTPHVSDPAVDSLVRQIMRHQGDEKALLPLGRALDRVLTWNMYMLPMWYSNHDRYAYWDKFSRPSIRPPYAIGFDNWWFDVNKAARLPAQRQ, from the coding sequence ATGTCCGTGCGCGTTTTTGCTGCTCTGGTGCTCTCGGCACTCAGTTTCGGCCTGCAGGCCGAAACGCTCAATGAAAGCTATGCTTTCGCCCTGATCGGTGATCCGAAATACGCCACCGACTTCAGCCATTTCGACTACGTCAACCCGGCGGCGCCCAAGGGCGGCGACGTGCGGCTGTCGGCAATCGGCACTTACGACAACTTTAACCGCTACGCCACCCGCGGCGTGCCCGGCGAGCGCACGGAACAGCTTTACGATTCGCTGTTCACCACCTCCGACGATGAAATTGGCAGCTACTATCCGCTGGTTGCCGAATCGGCCCGCTTTCCGGCCGACATGCGCTGGGTTGAGGTCGACATCAACGCCCGCGCGCGCTTCCACGACGGCAGCCCGATCACCGCGGCCGACGTGGCCTTTACCTTTAACAAGTTCATGACCGAAGGCGTGCCGCAGTTCCGCCTGGCTTATAAGGGCGTAACGGTCAAAGCCATTTCGCGGCTGACGGTGCGCATGGAATTCCCGCAGCCGGACAAGGATAAAATGCTGGGGCTGTTCGGCCTGCCGATCCTGCCGGCCAGCTTCTGGCAAAACCACCTGCTCAACGAACCGCTCAATACGCCGCCGCTGGCCAGCGGCCCTTATAAAATCAGCGGCTACCGCCTCGGCCAATACATCACCTATCAGCGGGTACGCGACTACTGGGCGGCCAACCTGCCGGTCAACCGCGGCCGCTACAACTTCGACAGCATCCGCTACGACTACTACCTGGACGACAAGGTGGCGCTGGAGGCGTTCAAGGCCGGCGCTTATGATTTCCGCATCGAAAGCTCGCCCAAAAGCTGGGCCACCCAGTATCAGGGCGGCAACTTTGCGCGCAACTACATCATCAAGCAGGACGAAATCAATCAGTCGGCGCAGAACACCCGCTGGATGGCGTTCAATATGACGCGCCCGCTGTTTGCCGATCGCCGGGTGCGGCAGGCGATTACCCTCGCCTTCGACTTCGACTGGATGAACAAGGCGCTGTATTACAACGCCTACCAGCGCACCAACAGCTATTTCCAAAACACCCCGTACGCCGCCGCCGGCTATCCGGACGCCGCCGAACTGGCGCTGTTGGCGCCGCTCAAGGGCCAGGTGCCGCCGGAGGTGTTCACCAGCCTCTATCAGCCGCCGTCCTCCGACGGCAGCGGCAACGATCGCCAAAACCTGCTGAAGGCGACCCAGCTGCTGAAAGAGGCCGGTTGGACGGTCAAAAACCAAAAGCTGGTCAACGTGAAAACCGGCCAGCCTTTCAGCTTCGAACTGATGCTGCTGAGCGGCAGCAACTTTCAGTACGTGCTGCCGTTCCAGCACAACCTGCAGCGGTTGGGCATCGATATGCAGATCCGCGATATCGATGTCAGCCAGTTCACCAAGCGCATGCGCGACGGCGATTTCGATATGATGCCCACGGTTTATCTGGCGATGCCGTTCCCGGGCTCCAGCCTGGAAACCAGCTGGGACTCAAAATATATCGACTCCAGCTGGAATACCCCGCACGTCAGCGATCCGGCCGTCGACAGCCTAGTGCGGCAAATCATGCGCCACCAGGGCGACGAGAAAGCCCTGCTGCCGCTCGGCCGCGCGCTGGATCGGGTGTTGACCTGGAATATGTACATGCTGCCGATGTGGTATTCCAACCACGACCGCTACGCCTATTGGGACAAGTTCTCCAGGCCGTCGATCCGCCCGCCTTACGCCATCGGCTTCGACAACTGGTGGTTCGACGTCAACAAGGCGGCGCGCTTGCCGGCCCAACGGCAATAA
- a CDS encoding microcin C ABC transporter permease YejB has protein sequence MAAYLIRRLLLVIPTLWAIITINFFIVQVAPGGPVDQAIANIEMGQSSGFGGGGTGEGAGHARVGVASAAESQYRGARGLDPEVIAEITRRYGFDKPLHERYFNMLWNYMRLDFGDSLFRGASVMQLIGQSLPVSITLGLWSTLIIYLVSIPLGIRKAIHNGSAFDTWSSTLIIIGYAIPAFLFAILMIVLFAGGSYLDWFPLRGLVSSNFDTLPWYSKVTDYLWHITLPVLATVIGGFATLTMLTKNAFLDEIRKQYVITARAKGLDERKILYRHVFRNAMLLVIAGFPATFISMFFTGSLLIEVMFSLNGLGLLGYDATLQRDYPVMFGTLYIFTLIGLLLNILSDITYTLVDPRIDFEARQ, from the coding sequence ATGGCGGCTTATCTGATACGCAGGCTGTTACTGGTGATCCCCACGCTGTGGGCGATCATCACCATCAACTTTTTTATCGTGCAAGTCGCCCCCGGCGGCCCGGTCGATCAGGCGATCGCCAACATCGAAATGGGCCAAAGCAGCGGCTTCGGCGGCGGCGGAACGGGTGAAGGCGCGGGCCATGCGCGGGTCGGCGTCGCCAGCGCCGCCGAAAGCCAATACCGCGGCGCGCGCGGGCTGGATCCGGAGGTGATCGCCGAGATCACCCGGCGTTACGGCTTCGACAAGCCGCTGCACGAGCGTTACTTCAACATGTTGTGGAACTACATGCGCCTCGACTTTGGCGACAGCCTGTTTCGCGGCGCGTCGGTGATGCAACTGATTGGCCAGAGCCTGCCGGTCTCCATTACCCTGGGGCTGTGGAGCACGCTGATCATCTACCTGGTGTCGATCCCGCTCGGCATCCGCAAGGCTATCCACAACGGCAGCGCCTTCGATACCTGGAGCAGCACGCTGATCATCATCGGCTACGCCATTCCGGCCTTCCTGTTCGCCATCCTGATGATCGTGCTGTTCGCCGGCGGCAGCTACCTGGACTGGTTCCCGCTGCGCGGGCTGGTCTCCAGCAACTTCGACACCCTGCCCTGGTACAGCAAGGTCACCGACTACCTGTGGCACATTACCCTGCCGGTGCTGGCGACGGTGATCGGCGGCTTCGCCACCCTGACCATGCTGACCAAAAACGCCTTTCTCGATGAGATCCGCAAGCAGTACGTCATCACCGCCCGCGCCAAGGGGCTGGACGAGCGGAAAATCCTCTACCGCCACGTGTTCCGCAACGCCATGCTGCTGGTGATCGCCGGTTTTCCCGCCACCTTCATCAGCATGTTCTTTACCGGTTCGCTGCTGATTGAAGTGATGTTCTCGCTCAACGGCCTCGGGCTGCTGGGCTACGACGCCACGCTGCAGCGCGATTATCCGGTGATGTTCGGCACGCTGTATATCTTCACGCTGATTGGCCTGCTGCTGAATATTCTCAGCGACATCACCTATACCCTGGTCGATCCGCGCATTGATTTCGAGGCCCGCCAATGA
- a CDS encoding YejG family protein, translating to MESIQLSVVHRLPQSYRWLSGFTGVKVEPIPLSGIDEDNNLIGLKLLSHEGAEAWQVMQQLNLSLQEIQVDCAVVEWEGEPCLFVQRSDESATMCRLKNVGAAIAEQLSAQYPF from the coding sequence GTGGAGAGTATCCAACTTTCGGTAGTGCATCGCTTGCCGCAAAGTTATCGTTGGCTATCTGGTTTCACCGGCGTCAAGGTTGAACCGATTCCGCTGAGCGGAATAGACGAAGATAACAACCTGATTGGCCTGAAGCTGCTCAGCCATGAAGGGGCCGAGGCCTGGCAGGTCATGCAGCAGCTCAACCTGTCGCTGCAGGAGATCCAGGTCGACTGCGCCGTCGTCGAATGGGAAGGGGAACCCTGCCTGTTTGTGCAACGCAGCGACGAAAGCGCCACCATGTGCCGGCTTAAAAACGTCGGCGCGGCGATTGCCGAGCAGCTTAGCGCACAGTACCCTTTCTGA
- the rsuA gene encoding 16S rRNA pseudouridine(516) synthase RsuA, giving the protein MRLDKFLSQQLGISRALVARELRAKRVTVDGEVVKSGALKLTPEQEVTFDGNPLLQQNGPRYFMLNKPQGYVCSTDDPDHPTVLYFLDEPVAYKLHAAGRLDIDTTGLVLMTDDGQWSHRVTSPKHHCEKTYLVTLEHPLAEDTAQRFAEGVQLHNEKDLTRPAQLEQIEDCLVRLTISEGRYHQVKRMFAAVGNRVVELHRERIGAIVMDEDLAPGEYRPLTEEEIASVGAPHLQD; this is encoded by the coding sequence ATGCGACTGGACAAGTTTTTATCTCAGCAGTTAGGTATTAGCCGTGCGCTGGTAGCGCGCGAACTTCGGGCCAAACGCGTCACCGTGGACGGTGAAGTGGTGAAGAGCGGGGCGCTCAAGCTGACCCCGGAGCAGGAGGTGACGTTCGACGGCAATCCGCTGCTGCAGCAGAACGGCCCGCGTTATTTCATGCTCAACAAACCGCAGGGCTACGTCTGTTCCACCGACGATCCCGATCACCCGACGGTGCTGTACTTCCTCGATGAACCGGTTGCCTACAAGCTGCATGCCGCAGGTCGGCTGGATATCGACACCACCGGCCTGGTGCTGATGACCGATGACGGCCAGTGGTCGCATCGCGTGACCTCGCCGAAACACCACTGCGAGAAAACCTACCTGGTAACGCTGGAGCACCCGTTGGCGGAAGATACCGCGCAGCGTTTCGCCGAAGGCGTGCAGCTGCACAACGAAAAGGACCTGACCCGTCCCGCGCAGCTGGAGCAGATTGAAGATTGCCTGGTGCGTTTGACCATCAGCGAAGGGCGTTACCATCAGGTGAAGCGCATGTTCGCCGCGGTCGGCAACCGGGTGGTCGAGCTGCATCGCGAGCGCATCGGCGCCATCGTGATGGATGAGGATCTGGCGCCGGGCGAATACCGCCCGCTCACCGAAGAAGAAATCGCCAGCGTGGGTGCGCCGCACCTGCAGGATTGA
- a CDS encoding ABC transporter permease: MSRLSPNNQARWARFRSNRRGYWSLWIFLALFVLSLAADLIANDKPLLVRYEGRLYLPFMVNYSETAFGGELDTAADYQDPFVLRQIERHGWAVWAPIRFSYDTINFATEVPFPSAPSRHNLLGTDGNGSDVLARVLYGFRISLLFGLALTLFSSLIGVCVGATQGYYGGRFDLWGQRFIEVWSGMPTLFLIILLSSIVQPNFWWLLGITILFGWMSLVGVVRAEFLRTRNYDYIRAARAMGVPDRIIMYRHMLPNAMVATLTFLPFILCGSITTLTSLDFLGFGLPIGSPSLGELLLQGKNNLQAPWLGITAFLVLAVLLSLLIFIGEAVRDAFDPSKAH, from the coding sequence ATGAGCCGCCTGAGCCCGAACAATCAGGCGCGCTGGGCGCGCTTTCGCAGCAATCGCCGCGGCTATTGGTCGTTGTGGATCTTCCTGGCGCTGTTTGTCCTCAGCCTGGCCGCCGATCTGATCGCCAACGACAAGCCGCTGCTGGTGCGCTATGAGGGGCGGCTGTACCTGCCCTTTATGGTCAACTACAGCGAAACCGCCTTCGGCGGCGAGCTGGATACCGCCGCCGACTATCAGGATCCCTTCGTGCTACGGCAGATTGAACGCCACGGCTGGGCCGTTTGGGCACCGATCCGCTTCAGCTACGACACCATCAACTTCGCCACCGAGGTGCCCTTCCCCTCCGCCCCTTCGCGCCATAATTTGCTCGGCACCGACGGCAACGGCAGCGACGTGCTGGCCCGGGTGCTGTACGGCTTTCGCATTTCGCTGCTGTTCGGCCTGGCACTGACGCTGTTTTCCAGCCTGATTGGCGTGTGCGTCGGCGCTACCCAGGGCTATTACGGCGGGCGATTTGACCTGTGGGGGCAACGCTTTATCGAGGTCTGGTCGGGCATGCCGACGCTGTTCCTGATCATTTTGCTGTCGAGCATCGTGCAGCCCAATTTCTGGTGGCTGCTGGGCATCACCATTCTGTTCGGCTGGATGAGCCTGGTGGGCGTGGTGCGCGCCGAATTCCTGCGTACCCGCAACTATGATTACATCCGCGCCGCGCGCGCCATGGGGGTGCCGGATCGCATCATCATGTATCGCCACATGCTGCCCAACGCCATGGTGGCGACGCTGACCTTCCTGCCGTTTATCCTCTGCGGGTCGATCACCACCCTGACCTCGCTCGACTTCCTCGGTTTTGGACTGCCGATCGGTTCCCCGTCGCTCGGCGAACTGCTGCTGCAGGGTAAAAACAACCTGCAGGCGCCGTGGCTCGGCATAACCGCCTTCCTGGTGCTGGCGGTGCTGCTGTCGTTACTCATTTTTATCGGCGAAGCGGTGCGCGACGCCTTTGACCCCAGCAAGGCGCATTGA
- a CDS encoding Bcr/CflA family multidrug efflux MFS transporter: protein MQQNRTSHLGLIFILGLLSMLMPLAIDMYLPSMPVIAAQFGVESGSVQMTLSAYMLGFAFGQLFYGPMSDSIGRKPVILWGTLIFAIAGCACAMAQSIDQLIGLRFLHGLAAAAASVVINALMRDMFTKDEFSRMMSFVILVMTIAPLLAPMIGGALLLWFSWHAIFWTMGAAALIGSLLVALFIKETLPPERRQKFHLRTTLGNFASLFRHKRVLSYMLASAFSFAGMFSFLSAGPFVYIELNHVSPQHFGYYFALNIVFLFLTTLVNSRNVRRVGAVRMFRLGLLVQLAMGLWLLAVSALGLGFWALVIGVAVYLGCIAMISSNAMAVILDDFPHMAGTASSLAGTLRFSIGALVGAVLSLAPGKSAWPMVSSMALCSIVAVLFYLYASRPRNRAA, encoded by the coding sequence GTGCAACAGAACCGGACATCTCACCTCGGTTTGATTTTTATTCTGGGCCTGCTTTCCATGCTGATGCCGTTGGCCATCGACATGTATCTGCCCAGCATGCCGGTGATCGCCGCACAGTTTGGCGTCGAATCAGGCAGCGTGCAGATGACGCTCAGCGCCTACATGCTGGGTTTTGCCTTCGGGCAGCTGTTCTATGGCCCGATGTCGGACAGCATCGGCCGCAAACCGGTGATCCTGTGGGGAACGCTGATCTTCGCCATCGCCGGCTGCGCCTGCGCCATGGCGCAGTCTATCGATCAACTGATCGGCCTGCGTTTCCTGCATGGCCTGGCCGCCGCCGCCGCCAGCGTGGTGATCAACGCCCTGATGCGCGATATGTTCACCAAGGACGAGTTCTCGCGCATGATGTCGTTCGTCATTCTGGTGATGACCATTGCGCCGCTGCTGGCGCCGATGATCGGCGGCGCGCTGTTGCTGTGGTTCAGCTGGCACGCCATCTTCTGGACCATGGGTGCCGCGGCGCTGATCGGCTCGTTGCTGGTGGCGCTGTTTATCAAGGAAACGCTGCCGCCAGAGCGGCGGCAGAAGTTCCATTTGCGCACCACGCTGGGCAACTTCGCTTCGCTGTTCCGTCACAAGCGGGTGCTGAGCTATATGCTGGCCAGCGCCTTCTCGTTTGCCGGCATGTTTTCGTTCCTCAGCGCCGGGCCCTTTGTCTATATCGAGTTGAATCACGTTTCACCCCAGCACTTCGGCTATTACTTCGCGCTGAACATCGTGTTCCTGTTCCTGACCACGCTGGTCAACAGCCGCAACGTGCGGCGGGTGGGGGCGGTCAGGATGTTCCGCCTGGGGCTGCTGGTGCAGCTGGCGATGGGGCTGTGGCTGCTGGCGGTCAGCGCCCTTGGCCTGGGCTTCTGGGCGCTGGTGATCGGCGTGGCGGTCTATCTGGGCTGTATCGCGATGATTTCCTCCAACGCCATGGCGGTGATCCTGGATGATTTCCCGCATATGGCGGGTACGGCGTCTTCCCTGGCCGGCACGCTGCGCTTCAGCATCGGCGCGCTGGTGGGGGCGGTGCTGTCGCTGGCGCCGGGCAAGAGCGCCTGGCCGATGGTCTCCTCGATGGCGCTGTGCAGCATCGTGGCGGTGCTGTTCTACCTGTACGCCAGCCGGCCGCGCAACCGCGCCGCCTGA